Proteins from a genomic interval of Streptomyces sp. NBC_01445:
- a CDS encoding class I SAM-dependent methyltransferase, with protein MTAVHTTARRPIDLDDVPGWFPPLDQLLFTWLLERQARREVRGDLLELGVYMGKSAVLLGQHLHGTEKFTVCDLFEGDAPDEANQAESTKSYASLTRQAFEENYLSFHDELPKVVQAPSSVISDEVDPGTCRFVHIDASHLYEHVYGDIGAARELLGADGIVVLDDFRSEHTPGVSVAAWEAVLNRGLRPLCLSTQKLYATWEDPEPLQDELLGMLRERDDIALSVQQAAGHRLVRTKSKAVKAPSFPRSRHHVEHLAEPKAASAPDPAPVRKRSHARRIAVDLTPPVITRAVRRARRG; from the coding sequence ATGACTGCTGTGCACACCACCGCCCGGCGCCCGATCGACCTCGACGACGTCCCCGGCTGGTTCCCCCCGCTCGACCAACTCCTGTTCACCTGGCTCCTCGAACGGCAGGCGCGGCGGGAGGTCCGCGGGGATCTGCTGGAACTCGGCGTCTACATGGGCAAGAGCGCGGTCCTCCTCGGACAGCATCTGCACGGCACCGAGAAGTTCACCGTGTGCGACCTGTTCGAGGGCGACGCCCCCGACGAGGCGAACCAGGCCGAATCCACCAAGTCCTACGCCTCACTGACCCGGCAGGCCTTCGAGGAGAACTACCTCTCGTTCCACGACGAGCTGCCGAAGGTCGTCCAGGCACCCAGCTCCGTGATCTCCGACGAGGTCGACCCGGGCACCTGCCGCTTTGTCCACATCGACGCCTCGCACCTCTACGAGCATGTGTACGGCGACATCGGCGCCGCCCGCGAGCTGCTCGGCGCCGACGGCATCGTCGTCCTGGACGACTTCCGCTCCGAGCACACGCCGGGCGTCTCCGTCGCCGCGTGGGAGGCCGTACTCAACCGCGGCCTGCGCCCGCTCTGCCTGAGCACCCAGAAGCTGTACGCCACATGGGAGGACCCCGAGCCCCTCCAGGACGAGCTCCTCGGCATGCTCAGGGAGCGCGACGACATCGCCCTCAGCGTGCAGCAGGCGGCCGGTCACCGCCTGGTCCGCACGAAGTCGAAGGCGGTCAAGGCGCCCTCGTTCCCGCGCTCCCGCCACCATGTGGAGCACCTGGCGGAACCGAAGGCGGCCTCCGCCCCGGATCCGGCTCCCGTACGCAAGCGCAGCCACGCCCGCCGGATCGCCGTGGACCTGACGCCCCCGGTCATCACCCGGGCCGTGCGCCGCGCCCGCAGGGGCTAG
- the leuE gene encoding leucine efflux protein LeuE yields MLGVINLPTYLAGLVLIVLLPGPNSLYVLSVAARKGIRTGYAAAAGVFTGDTVLMTLAALGAASVLQTTPLLFLVVKYAGAGYLTWMAIGMIRSARALWKQRGEPAVESGTEPVTGSGDEHPYRRALIVSLFNPKAILFLISFFVQFVDPGYAYPALSFVVLGGLLQVLSFLYLSTLIFSGTRLADAFRRRRRLSAGATTAAGMLFLGFAVKLSLAGA; encoded by the coding sequence ATGCTCGGTGTCATCAATCTCCCGACCTATCTGGCCGGTCTAGTCCTCATCGTCCTGCTGCCAGGACCGAACTCCCTCTACGTGCTCTCCGTGGCCGCCCGCAAGGGCATACGCACCGGATACGCGGCCGCCGCCGGTGTCTTCACCGGGGACACGGTCCTGATGACACTGGCCGCGCTCGGCGCGGCCTCCGTGCTGCAGACGACGCCCCTGCTCTTCCTCGTCGTGAAGTACGCGGGAGCGGGCTACCTGACGTGGATGGCGATCGGCATGATCCGCTCGGCGCGGGCGCTGTGGAAGCAGCGCGGTGAGCCCGCCGTGGAGAGCGGAACCGAGCCGGTGACCGGGAGCGGTGACGAGCACCCGTACCGCCGCGCCCTGATCGTCAGCCTCTTCAACCCGAAGGCGATCCTGTTCCTGATCTCCTTCTTCGTTCAGTTCGTGGACCCCGGCTACGCCTACCCGGCGCTGTCCTTCGTGGTACTCGGCGGGCTGCTCCAGGTCCTGAGCTTCCTCTACCTCTCCACCCTGATCTTCAGCGGTACCCGCCTGGCCGACGCCTTCCGGCGCCGCAGGCGGCTCTCGGCGGGCGCGACCACGGCGGCGGGCATGCTGTTCCTGGGCTTCGCGGTCAAGCTGTCCCTCGCGGGGGCCTGA
- a CDS encoding acyl-CoA mutase large subunit family protein, whose protein sequence is MARESESGLPIEPVYGPDSLADWNAAEKLGEPGKYPFTRGVYPSMYTGRPWTMRQYAGFGTAVESNARYKQLIANGTMGLSVAFDLPTQMGHDSDAPIASGEVGKVGVAIDSIDDMRILFGGIPLDKVSTSMTINAPAALLLLMYQLVGEEQGVPADQLTGTIQNDVLKEYIARGTYIFPPKPSLRLIADIFKYCRAEIPKWNTISISGYHMAEAGASPAQEIAFTLADGIEYVRTAVAAGMDVDDFAPRLSFFFVARTTILEEVAKFRAARRIWAKVMKEEFGAKNPKSLMLRFHTQTAGVQLTAQQPEVNLVRVAVQGLGAVLGGTQSLHTNSFDEAIALPTDKSARLALRTQQVLAYETDVTATVDPFAGSYVVEKMTDDVEAAALELMTKVEDLGGAVNAIEHGFQKNEIERSAYRIAQETDSGERVVVGVNRYQLDAEEPYEPLRVDPAIEAQQAERLTKLRAERDQAAVDAALAALKKAAEGEDNVLYPMKDALRARATVGEVCNALRDVWGTYIPTDAF, encoded by the coding sequence ATGGCGCGCGAGTCTGAGTCAGGACTGCCCATCGAGCCGGTCTACGGCCCTGATTCGCTGGCCGACTGGAACGCGGCCGAGAAGCTCGGCGAGCCCGGCAAGTACCCCTTCACACGGGGCGTCTACCCGTCGATGTACACCGGCCGCCCCTGGACGATGCGCCAGTACGCCGGCTTCGGCACCGCCGTCGAGTCCAACGCCCGCTACAAGCAGCTCATCGCCAACGGCACGATGGGCCTGTCCGTCGCCTTCGACCTGCCCACCCAGATGGGCCACGACTCGGACGCCCCGATCGCGTCCGGCGAGGTCGGCAAGGTCGGCGTGGCCATCGACTCGATCGACGACATGCGGATCCTGTTCGGCGGCATCCCGCTGGACAAGGTGTCCACGTCGATGACGATCAACGCCCCGGCGGCGCTGCTCCTGCTCATGTACCAGCTCGTCGGCGAGGAGCAGGGCGTCCCCGCGGACCAGTTGACCGGCACGATCCAGAACGACGTGCTGAAGGAATACATCGCGCGGGGCACGTACATCTTCCCGCCGAAGCCCTCCCTGCGGCTGATCGCCGACATCTTCAAGTACTGCAGGGCCGAGATCCCGAAGTGGAACACCATCTCGATCTCCGGCTACCACATGGCCGAGGCCGGTGCCTCGCCCGCGCAGGAGATCGCGTTCACGCTCGCGGACGGCATCGAGTACGTGCGCACGGCCGTCGCGGCCGGCATGGACGTCGACGACTTCGCGCCGCGCCTGTCCTTCTTCTTCGTGGCGCGCACGACGATCCTGGAGGAGGTCGCCAAGTTCCGCGCCGCCCGCCGGATCTGGGCCAAGGTCATGAAGGAGGAGTTCGGCGCGAAGAACCCCAAGTCGCTGATGCTCCGCTTCCACACGCAGACCGCGGGCGTGCAGCTCACCGCCCAGCAGCCCGAGGTCAACCTCGTCCGCGTCGCCGTCCAGGGCCTCGGCGCCGTGCTCGGCGGCACGCAGTCGCTGCACACGAACTCCTTCGACGAGGCCATCGCGCTGCCGACCGACAAGTCCGCGCGCCTCGCCCTGCGCACCCAGCAGGTCCTCGCCTACGAGACCGACGTGACCGCCACCGTCGACCCGTTCGCCGGCTCGTACGTCGTCGAGAAGATGACGGACGACGTGGAGGCCGCCGCGCTCGAACTCATGACGAAGGTCGAGGACCTCGGCGGCGCGGTCAACGCCATCGAGCACGGCTTCCAGAAGAACGAGATCGAGCGCTCCGCCTACCGCATCGCGCAGGAGACCGACTCCGGCGAGCGCGTCGTGGTCGGCGTCAACCGCTACCAGCTCGACGCCGAGGAGCCCTACGAGCCGCTGCGCGTCGACCCGGCGATCGAGGCCCAGCAGGCCGAGCGCCTCACGAAGCTGCGCGCCGAGCGCGACCAGGCGGCCGTCGACGCGGCACTCGCGGCGCTCAAGAAGGCGGCCGAGGGCGAGGACAACGTCCTGTACCCGATGAAGGACGCCCTGCGCGCCCGCGCCACCGTCGGCGAGGTCTGCAACGCGCTGCGCGACGTGTGGGGCACGTACATCCCGACCGACGCGTTCTGA
- a CDS encoding L,D-transpeptidase family protein, which produces MRATVMRGSLAVVGVIALAGGCRTQAVDTGGKQPPRADGSASPAPSDDAKEPGAKKPGATPSRTPSVRPTPPPKILMARGASGGKVRELQARLRQIAWLFEGPNGKYGPATTKAVEGFQGKRGLPRTGNTDTVTWARLVRMTHTPTRDELYASGGQPAAKPDRRCMTGRVVCISKTSRTLTWMIDGKALMTTDVRFGSQFTPTREGVFSVYWKSRHHVSTIYHTAMPYAMFFSGGQAVHYSADFAARGYNGASHGCVNVRDEGKIASLFAQVRNGDKVVVYW; this is translated from the coding sequence ATGCGTGCGACCGTCATGCGTGGATCACTCGCCGTCGTCGGGGTCATCGCCCTGGCCGGCGGTTGCAGGACACAGGCCGTCGACACGGGGGGCAAGCAGCCGCCGAGGGCGGACGGCTCCGCATCACCGGCCCCCTCCGACGACGCGAAGGAGCCGGGCGCGAAGAAGCCGGGCGCCACCCCCTCCCGCACTCCGTCGGTGAGACCGACACCGCCGCCGAAGATCCTCATGGCGCGCGGCGCCAGCGGCGGCAAGGTGCGCGAACTCCAGGCCAGGCTGCGGCAGATCGCGTGGCTCTTCGAAGGGCCGAACGGAAAGTACGGCCCCGCGACGACCAAGGCGGTCGAGGGTTTCCAGGGCAAGCGGGGCCTGCCGCGCACGGGGAACACGGACACGGTGACCTGGGCGCGGCTCGTGAGGATGACGCACACTCCGACGCGCGACGAGCTGTACGCGTCCGGCGGGCAGCCCGCGGCGAAGCCGGACCGGCGCTGCATGACCGGCCGCGTCGTCTGCATCAGCAAGACCAGCCGCACGCTGACGTGGATGATCGACGGCAAGGCCCTGATGACGACGGACGTACGGTTCGGCTCGCAGTTCACGCCCACCCGCGAGGGCGTCTTCAGCGTGTACTGGAAATCCCGCCACCACGTCTCGACGATCTACCACACGGCCATGCCGTACGCGATGTTCTTCAGCGGCGGCCAAGCGGTGCACTACTCCGCGGACTTCGCGGCCCGCGGCTACAACGGGGCGTCGCACGGGTGCGTGAACGTACGGGACGAGGGGAAGATCGCGTCGCTGTTCGCGCAGGTCCGCAACGGCGACAAGGTCGTCGTCTACTGGTGA
- a CDS encoding RNA polymerase sigma factor, which produces MLGDDAELTAAVHAAQDGDETAFRTVYRAVHPRLLGYVRTLVGEPDAEDVASEAWLQIARDLDRFSGDADRFRGWAARIARNRALDHIRMRGRRPAIGGDETELTGRPAVSDTADEAMELLATGDTLALIAQLPQDQAEAVVLRVVVGLDAKSAAQTLGKRPGAVRTAAHRGLKRLAELLGAEGSHVQTAHAGRDGTLDAVPPPREPRGHAVTSAGVTHSRTRTQKDM; this is translated from the coding sequence GTGCTGGGGGACGACGCGGAGCTGACGGCCGCGGTGCATGCGGCGCAGGACGGGGACGAGACCGCGTTCCGGACTGTGTACCGCGCGGTGCATCCACGGCTGCTCGGGTACGTACGGACACTCGTCGGTGAACCGGACGCGGAGGACGTCGCGTCCGAGGCCTGGCTGCAGATCGCCCGGGACCTCGACCGGTTCAGCGGAGACGCCGACCGCTTCCGCGGCTGGGCCGCACGCATAGCCCGTAACCGGGCCCTCGACCACATACGGATGCGGGGACGCCGCCCCGCCATAGGCGGGGACGAGACCGAACTCACCGGTCGGCCCGCGGTGTCCGACACCGCCGACGAGGCGATGGAACTCCTCGCCACCGGTGACACGCTGGCGCTCATCGCCCAGCTTCCGCAGGACCAGGCCGAGGCCGTCGTCCTGCGCGTCGTCGTCGGGCTCGACGCCAAGAGCGCTGCTCAGACGCTCGGTAAGCGTCCGGGTGCCGTCAGGACCGCGGCGCACCGCGGCCTCAAGCGCCTCGCCGAGCTGCTCGGTGCCGAGGGTTCGCATGTGCAGACAGCGCACGCCGGCCGGGACGGCACGCTCGACGCCGTACCGCCCCCGAGAGAGCCGCGCGGGCACGCGGTGACGTCCGCCGGTGTGACGCATTCGCGGACGCGGACGCAGAAGGACATGTGA
- a CDS encoding RNA polymerase sigma factor, with protein MGQGGEPRRTHARDEELGMAVARAQEGDEAAFAVAYRLVQPGLLGYLRGLVGDEAEDVASDAWLEIARDLGRFRGDGSGFRGWTATIARHRALDLLRRQKVRPRPSGLEQDMLELPGTHSTSDQALETISTAEALTLIGDLPRDQAEAVLLRVVVGLDGPSAARVLGKRPGAVRTAAYRGLKKLADRLGARGVTDDGPTTLGESR; from the coding sequence TTGGGCCAGGGTGGGGAGCCCCGTCGCACGCACGCGCGCGACGAGGAGCTGGGCATGGCCGTGGCGCGGGCGCAGGAGGGGGACGAGGCCGCCTTCGCGGTCGCGTACCGGCTCGTGCAGCCCGGCCTCCTCGGATATCTGCGCGGCCTCGTCGGCGACGAGGCCGAGGACGTGGCCTCCGACGCCTGGCTGGAGATAGCCCGCGACCTCGGACGTTTCCGCGGGGACGGCTCCGGGTTCCGCGGCTGGACCGCCACCATCGCCCGGCACCGCGCCCTCGACCTGCTGCGCCGCCAGAAGGTGCGCCCGCGCCCCTCCGGCCTCGAACAGGACATGCTCGAACTCCCCGGCACCCACAGCACGTCCGACCAGGCCCTCGAGACGATCTCCACCGCAGAGGCGCTCACGCTGATCGGCGACCTTCCGCGCGACCAGGCCGAAGCCGTGCTCCTGCGCGTCGTCGTCGGGCTCGACGGGCCGTCCGCCGCGCGCGTCCTCGGCAAGCGCCCGGGCGCCGTGCGGACCGCCGCGTACCGGGGCCTGAAGAAACTCGCGGACCGGCTCGGCGCGCGAGGTGTGACGGATGACGGCCCCACGACGCTGGGGGAGTCGAGATGA
- a CDS encoding helix-turn-helix domain-containing protein: MAIEDNPGSRTSYGDELRRRREAAGFTQEELSARAIMSRTHIAHIEAGRRRPSLEDARRLDQVLTTGGVFENFLPTQGEGSVAEHFAEALELERQATVIREYAPKLVPGVLQTEAYAREVLQSGFPPKTDEERDRLVVTRLDRARILDNFASPVAWYLLDEAVLRRPVGGPAVMCEQLCHIAELGERRRIRVHVLPLSVGLHALLEGFVSLMWFEDLPPVAYVEGLKTGRVLELPSVVRECQAVYDHAMGDALSHGKSLALIRSVAEDYAHDAQQQ, translated from the coding sequence ATGGCGATCGAGGACAATCCCGGTTCCCGGACGAGTTACGGGGATGAGCTGCGGCGGCGCCGGGAGGCCGCCGGGTTCACGCAGGAGGAGTTGAGCGCGCGGGCCATCATGTCGCGCACGCACATCGCCCACATCGAGGCGGGGCGCCGCCGGCCGTCACTTGAGGACGCGCGACGCCTGGACCAGGTGCTGACTACGGGCGGGGTATTCGAGAACTTCCTGCCCACGCAGGGAGAGGGCAGCGTCGCCGAACACTTCGCGGAAGCATTGGAGTTGGAGCGTCAGGCGACGGTGATCAGGGAGTATGCGCCGAAGCTTGTCCCGGGAGTCCTTCAGACGGAGGCGTACGCCCGCGAAGTCCTCCAGTCCGGCTTCCCGCCGAAGACGGATGAGGAACGTGACAGGCTCGTTGTCACACGACTGGACCGGGCGCGCATCCTGGACAACTTCGCTTCGCCTGTTGCCTGGTATCTCCTCGACGAGGCGGTACTACGACGCCCGGTGGGCGGCCCGGCCGTGATGTGCGAGCAGCTCTGTCACATCGCCGAGTTGGGCGAACGTCGCCGCATTCGCGTGCACGTGCTACCGCTCTCGGTAGGCCTGCATGCCCTCCTGGAGGGGTTCGTCTCCTTGATGTGGTTCGAGGACCTGCCTCCGGTCGCGTACGTCGAGGGCCTGAAGACGGGCCGGGTCCTTGAACTCCCGTCCGTGGTACGTGAATGCCAGGCGGTCTACGATCACGCCATGGGCGACGCGCTGTCGCACGGTAAGTCGCTGGCCCTGATCAGGTCCGTCGCGGAGGATTACGCACATGACGCACAGCAGCAGTGA
- a CDS encoding DUF397 domain-containing protein: protein MTHSSSEQQRHHIRVTDASTLPMWRKSSYSGGSSGECLEVSDAWRKSTYSGGDSGQCLEVNDHACAAHVPVRDSKNPHGPAVVFTGGAWTAFLGAVKAAGRPRP, encoded by the coding sequence ATGACGCACAGCAGCAGTGAGCAGCAGCGGCATCACATCCGTGTCACCGACGCATCGACCCTGCCCATGTGGCGCAAGTCCAGCTACAGCGGTGGCAGCAGCGGCGAGTGCCTCGAAGTCAGCGACGCCTGGCGCAAGTCCACGTACAGCGGCGGCGACAGTGGCCAGTGCCTCGAAGTCAACGACCACGCCTGCGCCGCCCACGTCCCCGTACGGGACAGCAAGAACCCTCACGGTCCGGCCGTCGTGTTCACCGGCGGCGCGTGGACGGCGTTCCTCGGTGCGGTGAAGGCGGCCGGCCGCCCGCGCCCCTGA
- a CDS encoding DinB family protein, whose amino-acid sequence MRRMTDQPARWSQASVYPDMWADPDDDPRSSEGVSAEGELETLRTFLTDYRLTLRMKCEGLDPEQLARRSVPPSTMSLLGLLRHLAEAERDWLNWITDGEPLPKLYGEPDGDFNGAVAEQAVIDAAYADLEREQAATDAALAGHADLGERLGKDGIAVRELLVHRVEEYARHCGHADLLRECIDGRVGQ is encoded by the coding sequence ATGCGACGTATGACTGACCAACCCGCACGATGGAGCCAGGCGAGCGTCTACCCCGACATGTGGGCCGACCCGGACGACGACCCCCGCAGCAGCGAAGGCGTCAGCGCGGAGGGCGAGCTGGAGACGCTCCGGACCTTCCTGACGGACTACCGCCTGACCCTGCGCATGAAGTGCGAGGGCCTGGACCCGGAGCAGCTCGCCCGGCGGTCGGTGCCGCCGTCGACGATGTCGCTGCTCGGCCTCCTCCGGCACCTCGCCGAGGCGGAGCGGGACTGGCTCAACTGGATAACCGACGGCGAACCGCTGCCGAAGCTGTACGGCGAGCCCGACGGGGACTTCAACGGCGCCGTCGCCGAGCAGGCCGTGATCGACGCCGCGTACGCCGATCTCGAACGCGAGCAGGCCGCGACCGACGCCGCGCTCGCGGGGCACGCGGATCTGGGCGAGCGTCTCGGGAAGGACGGGATCGCGGTCCGGGAGCTGCTGGTGCACCGGGTCGAGGAGTACGCCCGCCACTGCGGCCACGCCGACCTGCTGCGCGAGTGCATCGACGGGAGGGTGGGCCAGTAG
- a CDS encoding MFS transporter: MRSYRTLFRTPEFAPFLLSFAAFAAAQTIGGLALGTLVFRATGSPLLSAVSMFGPQLAQLLGGAFLLSGSDRLPPRAVLSGLALAFAAGTAVLALPGLPVWAVFVVVLGQGLVASLGGGVRGGLLNEILPKDGYVLGRSIYNMLWGLTQMAGFATGGVLLALLSPRTCLLLAAALYVTSALVTRLCLMARAPRSSGRPSVAATWRTNALLWSSRPRRLAYLGLWVPNGLIVGSDSLYVSYAPGAAGTLYAVGALGMFVGDMAVGRLVPPGVRPRLATPLRLLLAAPYLFFVLRPGVALSAVAVTVASVGFAASLVLQERLLSLTPDDLAGQALGLHATGMAALQGIGALLAGTLAQLTSSATAITLMAAGSVTVTLALAALGRREERRPTVPGTRPDVLPEPAVTD; encoded by the coding sequence ATGCGCAGCTACCGCACCCTGTTCCGCACGCCGGAGTTCGCCCCGTTCCTGCTCTCCTTCGCCGCTTTCGCCGCCGCCCAGACGATCGGCGGCCTGGCCCTGGGCACGCTGGTCTTCAGGGCCACCGGCTCCCCGCTCCTGTCGGCGGTGAGCATGTTCGGGCCGCAATTGGCGCAGTTGCTGGGGGGCGCGTTCCTGCTCTCGGGCTCCGACCGCCTGCCCCCGCGCGCGGTCCTGTCCGGCCTCGCCCTCGCCTTCGCGGCCGGCACGGCGGTCCTCGCGCTGCCCGGGCTGCCGGTCTGGGCGGTGTTCGTCGTCGTACTCGGGCAGGGGTTGGTTGCGTCGCTGGGCGGGGGAGTGCGCGGGGGGCTGCTCAACGAGATCCTGCCGAAGGACGGCTATGTGCTTGGCCGTTCGATCTACAACATGCTCTGGGGCCTGACGCAGATGGCCGGTTTCGCGACGGGCGGTGTACTGCTTGCGCTCCTGTCCCCACGGACCTGTCTGCTCCTCGCGGCAGCGCTGTACGTGACGTCGGCCCTCGTCACCCGCTTGTGCCTCATGGCGCGGGCTCCGCGCTCCTCCGGCCGCCCGTCCGTCGCCGCGACCTGGCGCACCAACGCCCTCCTGTGGTCCTCGCGCCCCCGCCGCCTGGCGTACCTGGGCCTGTGGGTCCCCAATGGCCTGATCGTCGGCAGCGATTCGCTCTATGTCTCCTACGCTCCCGGAGCCGCCGGCACGCTGTACGCGGTCGGGGCGCTGGGCATGTTCGTGGGTGACATGGCGGTGGGCCGCCTGGTGCCGCCCGGGGTGCGCCCCCGTCTCGCGACCCCGCTGCGACTGCTCCTCGCGGCTCCCTACCTGTTCTTCGTCCTGCGGCCGGGAGTGGCGCTGTCGGCGGTGGCCGTCACCGTCGCCTCCGTCGGTTTCGCCGCGAGTCTGGTCCTGCAGGAACGTCTGTTGTCCCTCACCCCGGACGACCTCGCGGGCCAGGCCCTCGGCCTGCACGCCACCGGCATGGCCGCCCTCCAAGGCATCGGCGCCCTCCTCGCGGGCACGCTGGCCCAACTCACCTCCTCCGCCACGGCGATCACGCTGATGGCGGCCGGTTCGGTCACCGTGACGCTGGCTCTCGCGGCGCTGGGCAGGCGTGAGGAGCGACGGCCGACCGTCCCCGGGACACGCCCGGACGTCCTGCCGGAACCCGCCGTCACGGACTAG